A genomic region of Xanthomonas campestris pv. phormiicola contains the following coding sequences:
- a CDS encoding H-NS histone family protein, whose translation MTQSSLATISSAKSKIQEQLRKLEEQEQSLRQEQAAAAVAEITGLLSQYSDYFTPKQKAELAVAVGASSPGRGPKAASTQAKKEVAPKYWLPHTHETWSGRGRPPRAFTAWEGTAAYKQWKASHPDEKFPKYPG comes from the coding sequence ATGACCCAATCGTCTCTCGCTACCATCTCCAGTGCTAAATCCAAGATTCAAGAGCAGCTCCGCAAGCTTGAAGAGCAGGAGCAGTCTCTCCGCCAAGAACAGGCCGCCGCCGCTGTCGCGGAAATCACGGGCCTGCTGAGCCAATACAGCGACTACTTCACCCCGAAGCAGAAGGCCGAGCTGGCGGTGGCCGTCGGCGCCAGCAGCCCGGGCCGCGGTCCCAAGGCCGCTTCGACCCAGGCCAAGAAGGAAGTCGCCCCCAAGTATTGGTTGCCCCATACCCACGAGACCTGGAGCGGCCGGGGTCGTCCCCCGCGCGCCTTCACGGCATGGGAGGGCACCGCTGCCTACAAGCAGTGGAAGGCCAGTCACCCGGACGAGAAGTTTCCGAAGTATCCGGGCTGA